The DNA window GAGGCCGGGATAGCAAAGGTCACGTTGCGATCTTCGTCCAAGTCGGTTTCCCTTGCCGTCGAAGGGTTACGCTTAATCACGCACGGGCCGTTTCAGTCGGGGGCCCCGGAGCACAGGAGCACCGCATATGCCCGCCAAAGACGGCGGCTACTTCAGCCGGTTGGTTCGCAAACTGACCACCGACGTCGAGCAGCTCGACGCCGATGACCTCTCGAAGGAATCCGAGGCGGGCGGGGCGCAGCGCGCCTGCGACTGCAGGTCCGGCCAGGAAGTGACCGTGCTGGGCAGACTCCGCAGCGTCGAGCTGTGCCCGACCAACGAGGCCGCCACGCTGCAGGCGGAGTTGTTCGACGGCACCGAGGGCGTGACACTGGTGTGGCTGGGGCGGCGCCGGATCCCCGGTATCGAACCCGGCCGTACCATCAAGGTGCGGGGCCGGATGGCGGAGCGCGACGGCCAGAAGGTGCTGTACAACCCGTACTACGAGCTGCAGACCACTTCCTGAGTGCCGTGACGGCGGCATTCACAGACCGCCGAGGGCATGAACCACGTGACTGAACCAGCCAAGGACGAGCAGGCAGAGCGGGCCGAGACCGAAGAGAAGCCGGAACCGACCCTGCTCGAGCAGATGGGCGGCGTGTCCGGCCTGTTCTACTCTTCGTTGCCGGTCATCGTGTTCGTGCTCGCGAACGCGTTCTGGGGGCTCACGGTCGGGATCTGGGCCGCGGTCGGCAGCGCGGTGGCGATCACCGTGCTGCGCGTGGTGCGCAAGGAGCCACTGCAGCCGGCCATCTCCGGTTTCTTCGGGGTCGCGATCGCCGCGTTCATCGCCTACCGCACCGGGTCGGCGAAGGGGTTCTTCCTGTTCGGCATCTGGACGAGCCTCGCCTACTGCGCGGTCATGGTGATCTCCGTGCTCGCCCGCTGGCCGCTGGCGGGG is part of the Amycolatopsis sp. CA-230715 genome and encodes:
- a CDS encoding OB-fold nucleic acid binding domain-containing protein, with amino-acid sequence MPAKDGGYFSRLVRKLTTDVEQLDADDLSKESEAGGAQRACDCRSGQEVTVLGRLRSVELCPTNEAATLQAELFDGTEGVTLVWLGRRRIPGIEPGRTIKVRGRMAERDGQKVLYNPYYELQTTS
- a CDS encoding DUF3159 domain-containing protein yields the protein MTEPAKDEQAERAETEEKPEPTLLEQMGGVSGLFYSSLPVIVFVLANAFWGLTVGIWAAVGSAVAITVLRVVRKEPLQPAISGFFGVAIAAFIAYRTGSAKGFFLFGIWTSLAYCAVMVISVLARWPLAGVVWNLLNRTGTEWRKDKPSRLGYDIATLALAAVFAARFVVQRWLYNEDYTGWLAFAKIAMGYPLYALALLVVVWAVRRSDKRLKALRESAPREETDAEIEERLRAKYSQTPATEA